The bacterium genomic sequence CCGATGATGCCGGCCATCTCGGAAACTACGACGGCAATGATGAGTTTGAATGTGTTGTTCATATACGACTCCATTTCAACGATGAGGGCAACCGGCCCAACAACACGGCCGGCGCATCCCACCTTTAAGCTTCGAGAGCGCCTTTTCGATACGGATGCTCCTCGTCTCCTCTTTTTTACCGGATGTAACCCAGCAAATCCACTCATTGCGCGCGAGCGGCGTAATATCTTCCCATATTTCTCGCGCCGTAGTGGCTGACATAAGGGCTTTATGGAGATCTTCCGGCATGTTATGCACCACGCCGCCGGCGAGCTCTTTTTGGGTCATAATTTTATGATAACAAAAAATGTTTTTTAAAAACGGGCTCGCAACTAATAAGTTCAGCGGATATTGCCGATGCTGTTTTTCACCGTATCGTGCTTGGTCTTCATGACATTGCTCACCAGTTGCATCGCCCGCGCGGCACCATACCTCCATGAGCCCGCCGCTTCCGACTCCGAACCGGTTCCCTGCATATTCCCGGCGTCGGCATTTTGCCGAATCGCAAGGGTCAGTTCACTCGCCGAAGTTCCCTTCTGCAACAGGAACGCATACCAGGGTAATGCCACTTTAACCCTGCCGAAGTCCCAATTCTCATTATCACCTCTGTCGATCGACACTTCCGCCCTATAGCGCGTCGGCATGATGCCAAAAAATTTTGCGGGCATGTTGTATGTGAACTTTATACTTTCATAGTTGAGGCTCAAGCTTTCGGCCGGCTGATCTTTCTCCATCATCACGCCTACGGCAAAATTCTGTAGATCCTGCTCGCTCTTAATCTCTGCCCATGCTTTTACCGTTGCCAAAAAATCCTGCTTTTGCTCGTCGGTAAGGCCGTTGATATCTCCCGCAGCCACGTGAACGCCTCCGGCCGGCCAACCGTTCGTGGGCCCGGCATTTTTTAACCGGTCATTAGCGCTTCCGGCAGTCTGGGCGTCGGGCGATTCTCCTTTTATCGTATCAATCTCCAAAAATACGGGAGTCAGTTTTTCCCCTTCTTCCACTTTCCAATTTATTTCCACATTACCTTTTTTCCCGCTATCGGGAGACTCGCCGGTAATGGCGCCGATCTCTGAAGGCGCCGGGCTGGCCTTTTCCCCTTCTTCCACTTTCCAATTTATTTCAACATTAC encodes the following:
- a CDS encoding YdeI/OmpD-associated family protein — protein: MTQKELAGGVVHNMPEDLHKALMSATTAREIWEDITPLARNEWICWVTSGKKEETRSIRIEKALSKLKGGMRRPCCWAGCPHR